The DNA sequence GGTTCGGCGTGTAACCGCCGGCGTAACCGACCACGGTGCTGACCACGCCTTCACGCTGCCAGAAGCGCCGCTCGGCACCCCAGAAGCAGCCCAGACCGAAGATCGCGAAGTCGACGTCTTCGAAAAACGGGCCGAGCAGCGGTGTGTCTTCGAACACGAAGTGCTTTTCAGGCAGGGTCATTGCGGTTTCGCGGCCAGGCAGAGCTTGTTCTTTAGTCGGTAGCACGTTCTTGTTCACCAGAATTTCCGAGCGCAGAACCATGATCGTTCCTCTCAGTCAGGATGGGATGTCTATAAGCTGACCACCAGTGTGCCCAATGATGCCCGATTTCGCACTATTCAAATGTGGGAGCGAGCTTGCTCGCGAAGGCGGCGATCCATTCAACATTTGCAGTGACTGACCCACCGCCTTCGCGAGCAAGCTCGCTCCCACAGGGTTGGGGGGGATTATGGGATTTAGAGGCAGAGCGGGCCGCGCGGGTAGCGCTTGAGCGCCTGGATCAGTTCGGCACCCGGAATCGGCCGGTCGAACAGGTAGCCCTGGCCGACGTCGCAGCGGTGCCGGCGCAGGAACGCCAGTTGCTCGGCGGTCTCGATGCCTTCGGCCACGACCTTGAGTTTCAGGTTGTGGGCCATGGCAATCACGGCGGAGGTGATTTCCATGTCGTCCTGGTTATCCGGGATTTCGTGGATGAAGCTGCGATCGATCTTGATGATGTCGATCGGGAATTTCTTCAGGTAGCTGAGCGACGAATAGCCGGTGCCGAAGTCGTCCATGGCCAGAGTCAGGCCCAGACGCTTGAGCTGGTCGAGCTGCAAGTGGGTGTCTTCGGTGGCTTCCAGCAGCAAGCCTTCGGTCAGCTCCAGTTCCAGCAGATTGGCCGGCAGCGCTTCTTCCTTGAGGATGTTGGCGATGGAGGCCACCAGGTCGGGGTCGGAGAACTGCTTGGGCGACAGGTTGATCGCCACTTGCAGATTGCCCATGCCGGCGGCGGTCAGCGCCTTGCTCATGCGGCAGGCCTGGCGGGCAATCCACTTGCCGATCGGAATGATCAGGCCGGTTTCCTCTGCGACGCTGATGAACTGATCCGGGCGGATCATGCCGCGCTCCGGGTGGTTCCAGCGCAACAGCGCTTCCATGCCCAGCAGACGACCACTGCGCAGGCACAGCTTCGGTTGGTAGAACACGTCCAGTTCATTCTGGGTCAGGGCGCGGCGCAGGTTGTTTTCGACGAACAGTTTGTAGCTGGCCTCGGCGTTCAGCGCCTCGGTGAACACCTGCACCTGATGTTTGCCGTTGGCCTTGGCCTTGTGCAGGGCGAGGCCGGCGTTGCGCATCAGGGTCTGCGGGTCGCGGCCGTGCAGCGGCGCGCAGGCCAGGCCCACGGAGCCGGTGACGCTGATCAACTGGTTGTCGACGAACATCGGTTTGTCGAGGGTCAGCAGTAACTGGCTGGCGATCTGCTGCCCGGCCTCAAGGTCGGTGTTGTCGAGCAACACCGCGAACTCGTTACTGGCGAACCGCGCCAGGCTGCCACTCGGGCTGAGGCTGTTACGCAGGCGCCGGGCCAGGCTGATCAACAGTTTGTCGCCGGTCTGGTGACCGAGGCTGTCGTTGATCCGCTTGAAGTTATCGATGTCCACCAGCAGCAGGCTGATCGGGGTATCGCTATCCCGGGCGAAGCGTTCGTCCAGATTGCGGATAAATGCAGGGCGGTTACCGAGGTTGGTCAGGTTGTCGGTGTAGGCCAGGCGCTCGATGCGCTGCTGCGCCAGTTTGGTCTGGGTGATGTCTTCGTAGATGCCGATGTAATGCGTCAGCTCACGGTTGTCGCCGTAGACCTTGGAAATCGACAACTGGCCCCAGTAGGGTTCGAGGTTCTTGCGGCGGCTCTTGAATTCGCCCTGCCAGCTGTTGCTCTTGGCCAGCGCCGACGGCGCGTCGAACAGCAGCTCGCTGAGGTTTTCCAGGGCCGGCAACTCCGACAGGCGCTGGCCGTGGACTTCCTCGGTGGTGTACTGGGTGATCGCGGTGAAGCTCGGGTTGACGTACTCGACCACGCCGTCGCAATTGACCAGCAAAAAGGCGTTTGCACTTTGCTCGACCGCACGCTGGAACAGGTGCAGGGCGCTGGTGGCGGTGCGGCGGTTGTGGTTGTTGATGACCTGGGCGAACTGGTCGGCCAGTTCACCGGCAAAGGCGATTTCGTCGGACTGCCAGGCGCGGGTGACGCCGGTCTGCTCCAGGCACAGCACGCCGACCACCTGGCCGTCGACGCGGATGCTGGCGTCGAGCATGGCATTGACGTCACGCGGGCGCAGGGCTTCGGCCATTTCCCGGGTTCGCGGGTCACGCATCGCGTTGTGTGCATCGATGGCGCGGCTGCCGTGCAGCGCGTCCATGTAATCGGGGAAGTCGCTGACGTCGATCACGTCCGGCAGGATGTATTCCTGGGTGGCACGGTGGTACGCCGAGATCGGCACCAGCTTCTGGCCTTCGAGGTTCCACAGGCTGGCGCAGTCGATTTCGTAGATATCGCAGGCACAGCGGGTGATCAGCTCGGCGGCTTCCTGCAGGGAGTTCTGGCTGCTGTAGCGCTGGCGGGCCAGCAACAGGATCAGATCCTGTTGGGCGCGCACTCGCTCCAGGTGTTGCAGCTGTTCCTGCTGGGCACGCTGATTGAGCTCAAGGGCGATTTGCAGGCGCGAGTTCTGGGTTTCCAGGTCGACGGACTGCAGCGGCGGCGCTTCGTCGAACACATCGTCGACCGCCAGCAGGTAACCGCGCAGCAAGTGACGGTTGTGCTGTTTGTAGGCTTCGCCGAGTTCGAGAATGCTCAGCGCACCGGCGGCGGTGTGCAGGGTATAGCGCACCAGATAGTGCGGGCTGTCGCGCAATTGTTGCTGGATCGCGTCGTGCAACTGATAACGCGCTTCGGGCTCCATCAGGCTGGCGTAGGGCGAGCCGACCAAAGCGCAGAGTTCAACGGCGGGCTGGCCGAACTGGCGTTCGCAGTTGGGATCGAGAAACAGCATCGCCCAGCTGGCTTCATTCAGGCGCTCGAAACGCAGCATGCCGAGCCGCGAGGGCACAGGCAACTGCGTCACTACCTCGGCCACCATACGGCTGGCGGCATCGGGTTGGCTCTTCATGAAGGGAACTCGCTTGGAAATTTGCTGAACGCGCCGGGCTCGCGCCCTCTTTACTGTTGCCTGCGGCAAGGTTGCATCATTGCGGCACCGACTGACAAGAGACATGAAGGCCAAGTGCTATAAGAATATGTCGGCTGCAGTGAACATTTCTCCAGCACATGCCGGAAACTAATGCTGCGCAGCGTGAAGATGTCCGTTCCAGAGCCTTCCGGCATCCGGAACGGCCGTGCCGCTGGATTCATCGCAACGGAATATCGATGGATTGCAGGTGCCTGCCATCCCGGTCGTGATAGTTGACCTGGATCCGCCCGGCCTCGACCACCATGTGTGCGAAGTTGTCCTGGCTGATCACCTGGCTGGTCAGCGCGTGCCGGTATTCACCTGCCTCGGTCTGCGCCAGCGGCTTGTCGAGCATGAAGGTCGCGGCGGTGGCGTAGGGCAGCAGTTTGCTGTTGCTCAGCGGTGAGGACACGACGGTGTGCACTTCAAAGTCCGTGTCTTCGCTGTGTGTCAGGCGACTGGTCAGCGAGCCATGCACATCGCCGGAAATGAACACGACGTTCTTGAGCCGATGCTGGCGGATGGTTTCCAGCAGGCGCAGGCGCTGTTCGGGGAAGCCTGCCCAGGCATCATCGCCGTTCATTTTGCGGTCTGGGTAGAGCATGACGCTGGTGACCACGAACTTGACCCGTGCCGGGCTCTCCACCAGCCACTTGCACAAGGCCTGTTCCTGTTCTTCATCGAGGATGCGGCGGTCGTCGTTCGACAAGTTGCGGCGAGTTCGACTGTCCGTCACAAACCATTCGATATCGCCATCGCTGAATTGATACCAATAATGCTTCAGTGTCGTGCGATCAATTGTTCCGCTAGTTGTTGTTGAACAGATCGGGCTATGACTCGCTTGATAAATATCGTAAGTCGCCATTGCGTTGCGATAAAGCGTTTTATCGGACTCATGGGCGTTCATTGGCCAGTTATCTTCTATTTCGTGATCGTCCAGGATCATGTAGGTCGAAGTGCCGGACATCAATCGTCGAATATTAGGCAGGGAAAACGCCGCGCGATACTTTGCAATGAACTCGTCATAGTCGCGATCCGGGGCGAACAGGTTCAAGTCGTCGGCGTAGATCTGATCGCCACACATCATGATTGCGCTGATTGCCGGTTGTGCACCCTCGATCAACTGGCTGATGGACGCGAAGATCCGGTCGCCCAGATGCGGGAGCACCGGGACGCCGGCGGTCATGCGCAGGTAACGGCAGGAGCCGAGGATGTAGGCGCGAGGCTGCAAAGGCTGGCTGCTGCGGGTGCGCAGGCGATACGTCTCCCGTGGCCATTGCAGCGGCAACTCCGCCACGCTGTGGATAGTGTGGACGGGACTCATGGGGCTGAACCAGCCGGTCTGGTATTCGTAGTCGGTGTCAGCTTCCAGATAATCGAGTACCAGCACTTCAGTCATGTCGCGGGTTGAGTCAAGTTTGACGAACTGGCCCGGCTGCCATTGTTTCGAATTCAGTGGCCGGTAACGTATGCCGGCAAATACGGCCGCGTTATGTTGCAGCCCGCCACGAATAAATATTCGCGCCTGGTTAGTTGTTGTGTGGCCAATAATCGGGCCGACGGTAGGTTTTAGCATGTTCGAATCCATTCGAATAAGTGTTGGTGAGAATAAAGTTGTCCGGTGTTATTGGTGCAACTTTGATGTGCCAAGGTTAGTTGCGTGTTGCTGAAAAATATCGACAGGAAGTGGACTCGGGTCGTGGTCTATATCAGCGCAAGTTGTGGGAAAAGTGCGGACGACAGTTATTTCAGGCAAAAAAAAGCCCCGCCAAACTGACGGGGTTGAGGTACGAGCGTGTGGCGCTCGAAAACGTGGAGCACGGTCGGCCCTCCGTTGCCGGAGGGCCGAGCGCTTTACAGCAGGATGGTGCGGATGTCCGCCAGCAGGTCGCTCAGACGCTTGGTGAAGCGTGCAGCAGCGGCGCCGTTGATCACACGGTGATCGTAGGACAGCGACAGTGGCAGCATCAGTTTCGGCTGGAAGGCTTTGCCGTCCCAGACTGGCTGGATGGTTGCCTTGGAAACACCGAGGATCGCCACTTCCGGCGCGTTGACGATCGGCGTGAAGCCGGTGCCGCCAATGTGGCCGAGGCTGGAAATGGTGAAGCAGGCGCCTTGCATCTCGTCCGACGAGAGCTTCTTGGTCCGGGCTTTTTCAGCCAGGGAAGCGGCCTCGGCGGCCAGTTGCAGCAGGCTCTTCTGGTCGACGTTTTTGATGACCGGTACCAGCAGGCCATCCGGGGTGTCGACGGCGAAGCCGATGTTCACGTATTTCTTGCGGATGATCGCCTTGCCGCTTGGAGCCAGCGAGCTGTTGAAGTCCGGCAGTTCCTTGAGCAGGTGTGCGCAGGACTTGAGCAGCAGCGGCAGGATGGTCAGCTTGACGCCGGCCTTCTCTGCGACAGCTTTCTGTGCGGTGCGGAACGCTTCCAGTTCGGTGATATCCGCCGAGTCGAATTGCGTTACGTGCGGCACGTTCAGCCAGCTGCGGTGCAGGTTGGCAGCGCCGACCTGCATCAGGCGGGTCATCGGCACTTCTTCGATTTCGCCGAAACGGCTGAAGTCGACGACCGGAATCGGCGGGATGCCCGCGCCACCGGTTGCGCCAGCAGCAGCGGCCGGTGCTTCCTTGGCCTTCTGCATCATGGCTTTGACGTAGGTCTGCACGTCTTCTTTCAGGATGCGACCGTGCGGACCGCTGGCGCCGACAGCGCTCAGCTCGACGCCGAATTCGCGTGCCAGTTGACGCACGGCAGGGCCGGCGTGAACTTTCGCACCTGGCTTGGCTGGAGCAGCAACCGGAGCGGCGGCAGCAGGTGCAGCGGCAGCTGGAGCAGCAGCGGCCGGCGCCGGAGCGCTCGGAGCAGCAGCGGCAGCTGGAGCCGGGGCAGCAGCCGGAGCGGCGCCTTTGACTTTCAGCTTGAGGATCAGGTCGCCGGTGCCGACTTCGTCGTCCAGCTTGATGGAAATGCTTTCCACCACGCCCGCGGCAGGCGACGGGATTTCCATGCTTGCCTTGTCGGATTCCAGAGTGATCAGCGACTGGTCGGCTTCAACGCTGTCGCCAGCCTTGACCAGTACTTCGATGATCTTGGCCTTGCCGGCCGAACCGATGTCCGGAACGTGGATGTCCTGAACGCTGTCGGCAACCGGAGCTGCAGGTGCGGCAGCCGGAGCCGGCGCAGCGGCAGCGGCTGGAGCAGCAGCCTGGGCCGGAGCGGCAGCCGCAGGGGCCGCAGCACCCGCCACTTCCAGATCCAGGATCAGGTCGCCGGTGCCGACTTCGTCATTCAACTTGACGCTGATGGCCTTGACCACGCCAGCGGCAGGCGACGGGATTTCCATGCTCGCCTTGTCGGATTCCAGGGTGATCAGCGACTGATCAGCCTCGACGGTGTCGCCGACCTTGACCTGGATCTCGATGATCTGGGCCTTGCCCGACGAACCGATGTCCGGCACGTGCACTTGTTGAACCGAAGCGGCAGCTGGAGCGGCGGCAGGCGCAGCCGGTGCAGGCGCGGCAGCCGGCGCAGCTTCAGCCTTGGCGGCAGGAGCAGCAGCCGGAGCAGGGGCCGCTTGCGCGGCGCCCTCGACTTCCAGTTCCAGCAGTTCGTCGCCTTCTTTCAGACGGTCGCCCAGCTTCACTTTCAGGCTCTTGATGACCCCGGCCTTCGGGGCTGGCACTTCCATGCTGGCCTTGTCCGATTCCAGGGTCAGGATGCTCTGGTCGGCTTCGATACGGTCGCCGACCTTCACAAACAGTTCGATTACTTCACCTTCACCGCTGCCGATGTCAGGTACGCGAATGAGTTCGCTCACAAAGTTTCTCCTCAGCAGTCCAGTGGGTTGCGTTTTTCCGGGTCGATGCCGAACCTGGTAATGGCCTCGGCCACGACTTTAGGTTCGATATCACCACGGTCAGCCAGTGCTTCCAGGGCTGCCAACACCACGAAATGACGGTCGACTTCGAAGAAATGACGCAGTTTCTTGCGGCTGTCGCTGCGACCGAAACCGTCGGTGCCCAGGACTTTGAATTCCTTGGACGGTACCCACTGACGGATCTGCTCGGCGAACAGTTTCATGTAGTCGGTCGATGCGATGACCGGACCCTTACGGCCGCTCAGGCACTCTTCGACGTAGCTCTGTTTAGGCTTCTGGCCAGGTTTCAGACGGTTGCTGCGCTCTACGGCCAGGCCGTCGCGACGCAGTTCGTTGAAGCTGGTGACGCTCCACACATCGGCGCCGATGTTGAACTCTTCACGCAGGATCTTCGCCGCTTCACGGACTTCACGCAGGATGGTGCCGGAGCCCATCAGCTGTACGTGGTGCGCCGCATCGCGGGTGTCTTCTTCCAGCAGGTACATGCCTTTCTTGATGCCTTCTTCGGCACCGGCCGGCATGGCTGGCTGCTGGTAGGACTCGTTCATCACGGTGATGTAATAGAAGATGTCCTGTTGCTCTTCGGTCATCTTCTTCATGCCGTCCTGAATGATCACCGCCAGCTCGTAGCCGTAGGTCGGATCGTAGGTGCGGCAGTTCGGGATGGTGGCAGCCAGCAGGTGGCTGTGACCGTCTTCGTGCTGCAGGCCTTCACCGTTCAGGGTGGTACGGCCGGCGGTGCCGCCGATCAGGAAGCCACGGGTGCGGCTGTCGCCAGCGGCCCAGGCCAGATCGCCGATACGCTGGAAGCCGAACATCGAGTAGAAGATGTAGAACGGCAGCATTGGCTGGTTGTGGCTGGAGTACGAAGTACCGGCGGCGATGAAGGAGCTCATGGCGCCTGCTTCGTTGATGCCTTCTTCAAGGATCTGACCTTTCTGGTCTTCCTTGTAGAACATCACCTGGTCTTTATCGACTGGCTCGTAGAGCTGGCCGACGGACGAGTAGATGCCCAGCTGACGGAACATGCCTTCCATACCGAAGGTACGGGCTTCGTCCGGGATGATCGGAACGATGCGCGGGCCGATTTCCTTGTCCTTGACCAGTTGCGCGAGGATCCGCACGAAGGCCATGGTGGTGGAAATTTCACGGTCGCCGGAACCGTCGAGGATTGCCTTGAGGGTGTCCAGATCCGGAGTCGGTACGCTGAAGCTTTGTGCGCGGCGCTGAGGGACGAAACCGCCCAGTGCAGAGCGACGCTCGGCCAGGTAACGGGCTTCGGCGCTGTTTGGCTCAGGCTTGAAGAACGGCAGGTTTTCCAGCTCTTCGTCTTTCACCGGAATGTCGAAGCGGTCGCGGAACAGCTTCAGGCTGTCGACGTCGACTTTCTTGGTGTTGTGTGCGGTGTTCTTCGCTTCGCCCGCACCGGTACCGTAACCCTTGATGGTCTTGGCCAGGATGACGGTCGGTTGTTCTTTGTGGTTGACCGCTTCGTGGTACGCCGCGTAGACCTTGTACGGGTCGTGGCCGCCACGGTTGAGTTTCCAGATCTCGTCGTCGGACAGGTCTGCAACCATCGCCTTGAGTTCTGGCGTGTTGAAGAAGTGTTCACGAACGAATGCGCCGTCTTTGGCCTTGTAGTTCTGATACTCGCCGTCGATGACTTCGTCCATGCGACGTTGCAGGATGCCGTCGACGTCCTTGGCCAGCAGTGGGTCCCAGAAGCGGCCCCAGATGACTTTGGTCACGTTCCACTGAGCACCGCGGAACACGCCTTCGAGTTCCTGGATGATCTTGCCGTTGCCGCGAACCGGGCCGTCGAGGCGCTGCAGGTTGCAGTTGATGACGAAGATCAGGTTGTCCAGCTTCTCGCGGCCGGCCAGGGAGATCGCGCCCAGGGATTCCGGCTCGTCGCACTCGCCGTCGCCCAGGAAGCACCAGACTTTCTGTTTGCCCGGCTGGATGAAGCCGCGGTGTTCCAGGTACTTCATGAAGCGTGCCTGGTAGATCGCCTGGATCGGACCCAGACCCATCGAAACGGTCGGGAACTGCCAGAAGTCAGGCATCAGCCAAGGGTGCGGGTAGGACGAGAGGCCCTGACCGTCGACTTCCTGGCGGAAGTTGTTCATCTGGTCTTCGGTGATGCGGCCTTCCATGAATGCACGGGCGTAAACGCCTGGCGAGGTGTGGCCCTGGAAGTAGATCAGGTCGCCGCCGTGTTCGTCGGTCGGGGCCTGGAAGAAGTAGTTGAAGCCGATGTCGTACAGGGTCGCACTGGAAGCGAAGCTGGAGATGTGACCACCCAGGTCAGAATCTTTCAGGTTCGTACGCATTACCATCGCCATCGCGTTCCAGCGTACCAGCGAGCGAATGCGGCGTTCCATGAACAGGTCGCCAGGCATGCGTGCTTCGTGGGTAACGGGGATCGTGTTGCGGTAAGGCGTGGTGATGGCGTAAGGGAGCTGTGAACCGCTGCGGGTTGCCAGTTCACCCATACGGGTCATCAGATAGTGAGCACGGTCTTCGCCTTCTTTGTCGAGAACCGATTCCAGGGCGTCCAGCCATTCCTGGGTTTCGACGGGATCGAGGTCTTGCATGGCTTGCTCCAGGGCGGAAAGGCTTCCAGAATCGGTTGCCTGAGTTTGCGACTGGCCTTGTGGGCAGACGATTTAAAATTCTTGGATTGCCGACAGGTTGTTCCGGCGGCGTGTAGTTTTACTACAAATCATCCGGCATTTCAGCCTTTCGAATGTATAGACGAGTAGTAAAACTACAGATGAAAGGCTTGTGGCCTCCGGCTGCGTTGTGAGAATAATCGTTAAGGTTGGTCTTTAGCCATCCGTAAAAGGTGAAAGTTTGATGCTGGCTGCCAAAGAAAAAGAAATTTCAGCTATTTCTCACTTTTGTTCGACAGTCCTTCGCGTAGCGGTTTTTCAATCATCACTACAAGCGGCCATTTACACGCCGATCAAGGATAGACCATGACCCTGCCCGCGCTTGCCGAACTGCCCGCCATTCTCCTGCCGTTGGTCAGCCGATCGGAGCAGTCGTTCCGTGCGGCTGTCGGTCAACTGGAAGACGATCTCGGCTTCTCGTCCTGGACGCCGGAACGCTGGGCGCAGTTCGCCCGCGTCAGTGCCGCCAGCGATTTCGTCATTGAACAGAGCGTTCGTGACCCTTTGATGTTGTTGTCGCTGGTGCAGTCCGGCGAGCTGGACCGGCCGTTCGCCCCCGGCGAATTGTGTGGGCAGATTGCAGAGGCGGTCAGCACCGCGCAGACCGAAGATGAACTCGGGCGAGCACTGCGCCGTCAGCGCACCCGGCATCAGGTGCGGATCATCTGGCGCGACCTCAACCGCCAGGCCGACCTGGTGCAGACCTGCCGCGATCTCTCGGACATGGCCGACGCCAGCATCGATCAGGCCTATCAATGGTTGTACCGTCGCCATTGCGACCAGTTCGGCACACCGACTGGCCGGCGCAGCGGCGAACCGCAGCAGATGGTCATCCTCGGCATGGGCAAGCTCGGCGCGGTGGAGCTGAACCTGTCCTCGGACATCGACCTGATCTTCGCCTACCCCGAGGGCGGCGAAACCGTCGGCGTGAAGCGCCCGCTGGATAACCAGGAATTCTTCATCCGCCTCGGCCAGCGCCTGATCAAGGCTCTCGACCCGATCACCGTCGACGGCTTCGTGTTCCGCGTCGACATGCGCCTGCGCCCGTACGGCTCGTCCGGCGCGCTGGTGCTGAGCTTCAATGCGCTGGAGCAGTATTACCAGGATCAGGGCCGCGACTGGGAACGCTACGCGATGATCAAGTCGCGGGTGGTGGCCGGCGATCAGGTGGCCGGCGAGCAGTTGCAGGAAATGCTGCGGCCGTTCGTGTACCGGCGCTATCTGGACTTCTCGGCGATCGAAGCGCTGCGCACCATGAAGCAGCTGATCCAGCAGGAAGTGCGGCGCAAGGGCATGGCCGACAACATCAAGCTTGGCTCGGGCGGTATCCGCGAAGTCGAGTTCATCGCCCAGGCCTTTCAACTGATTCACGGCGGTCGCGACCTGAGTCTGCAACAGCGCCCTCTATTAAAGGTGTTGAGCACGCTTGAAGGGCAGGGCTATCTGCCGCCGGCGGTGATCAGCGAGCTGCGCGAAGGTTACGAATTCCTGCGTTACACCGAACACGCGATCCAGGCGATTGCCGACCGCCAGACCCAGATGCTGCCGGACAGCGCTCAGGATCAGGCGCGCATTGCGTTCATGCTGGGTTTCGCCGACTGGGAGGCGTTCCACGAGAAGCTGATGTTCTGGCGCGGCCGAGTAGCCTGGCACTTCGCGCAAGTGATCGCCGATCCCGATGAGGACGAAGGCGTCGAGAGTGAAGTGGTGGTCGGTGGCGAATGGCTGCCGCTGTGGGAAGAGGCTCAGGACGAAGAAGCGGCCTGCCGCCAATTGGAGGAAGGCGGTTTCGCCGACGCGACCAAGGCCTTGAAGGCATTGACGAGCCTGCGTGCCAGCCCGCAGTTGCGGGCGATGCAGCGTCTGGGGCGCGAGCGTCTCGATGCCTTCATTCCGCGCCTGCTCGCCCAGGCGGTGGAGCATGAAAATCCCGATCTGGTGCTGGAGCGGGTGCTGCCGCTGGTCGAAGCGGTGGCCCGGCGCTCGGCTTATCTGGTACTGCTGACCGAAAACCCCGGCGCGCTGCGGCGTTTGCTGACGTTGTGTGCCGCCAGCCCGTGGATCGCCGAGCAGATCACCCGTTTCCCGCTGTTGCTCGATGAATTGCTTAACGAAGGCCGGCTGTTCAAGCCTCCGCTGGCGCCGGAACTGGCCGCCGAATTGCGCGAGCGCCTGACCCGGATCCCGGAAGACGACCTCGAACAACAGATGGAAGCCCTGCGCCATTTCAAACTGGCGCACCGCTTGCGCGTCGCCGCCTCGGAAATCGCCGGTAGCCTGCCATTGATGAAAGTCAGCGATTACCTGACCTGGCTGGCCGAAGCGATTCTGGAGCAAGTGCTGGCTCTGGCCTGGCGCCAGACTGTGGCCAAGTACGGCACACCGCTGCGCACCGACGGCACGCTGTGCGATCCCGGCTTCATCATTGTCGGTTATGGGAAAGTCGGCGGGATCGAGTTGGGGCATGGTTCGGACCTGGACCTGGTGTTCATCCACGATGGTGACCAGCAGGCCGAAACCGATGGCCCGAAACCCATCGATGGCACGCAGTTCTTCACCCGGCTCGGCCAGCGGATCATCCACTTGCTGACGGCGCAGACCAACTCCGGTCAGTTGTACGAAGTGGACATGCGCTTGCGTCCGTCCGGGGCGTCCGGGCTGTTGGTCAGTTCGCTCGGCGCGTTTGCGCGCTATCAGGAAAATGAAGCCTGGACCTGGGAACATCAGGCGCTGGTGCGGGCGCGGGTGCTGGTGGGCAGCAAGGATGTCGGGCAGGCGTTCGAGAATGTCCGGGCCCAGGTGTTGGGCAAGGCGCGGGACCTCGCGAAACTGCAACAGGAAGTGAGCGAGATGCGCGCCAAGATGCGCGACAACCTCGGCAGCAAGAGCACCGCCGCCGGCACCGCGGCGAATGCCTTCGAGGCCACGGCGCCGTTCGACCTCAAGCAGGACGCCGGAGGTATCGTCGATATTGAATTTATGGTGCAATACGCGGCTCTGGCGTGGTCGCAAACCCACCCGCCGTTGCTGCGCTGGACGGACAATATCCGCATTCTGGAAGAGCTGGAGCAGGAAGGGCTGATGCCTGCCGAAGACGCCAGCCTGTTGCGCGAGGCCTACAAGGCCTATCGTTCCGCCGCCCACCGGCAGGCCTTGCAGAAGGACGCCGGGGTGATATCGGGCGATCAGTTCGCGGACGAACGGCGGCAGGTGATGCGGATCTGGCGTGAGCTGGGGCTAAGCTGAAACGCTTTAAATGTGGGAGCGGGCTTGCCCGCGATAGCGGAGTGTCAGGCGATGTCGATGTTGAATGTGCCGGCCCATCGCGAGCAAGCTCGCTCCCACAGTAATCTGCGGTGAATGGCAGATACGTGAACAGATGCAAAACCCTGTGGGAGCGGGCTTGCCCGCGATAGCGGAGTGTCAGGCGATGTCGATGTTGAATGTGCCGGCCTTTTCGCGAGCAAGCAGTCGGCAGAAATGTTGAAGGTAATGTCCCATCGCAGCTTCCGGTGCTCTCACAGTGATTGTCGAGACGGGGAGGCGTAAAGCCTCCCCGGT is a window from the Pseudomonas gozinkensis genome containing:
- the aceE gene encoding pyruvate dehydrogenase (acetyl-transferring), homodimeric type — its product is MQDLDPVETQEWLDALESVLDKEGEDRAHYLMTRMGELATRSGSQLPYAITTPYRNTIPVTHEARMPGDLFMERRIRSLVRWNAMAMVMRTNLKDSDLGGHISSFASSATLYDIGFNYFFQAPTDEHGGDLIYFQGHTSPGVYARAFMEGRITEDQMNNFRQEVDGQGLSSYPHPWLMPDFWQFPTVSMGLGPIQAIYQARFMKYLEHRGFIQPGKQKVWCFLGDGECDEPESLGAISLAGREKLDNLIFVINCNLQRLDGPVRGNGKIIQELEGVFRGAQWNVTKVIWGRFWDPLLAKDVDGILQRRMDEVIDGEYQNYKAKDGAFVREHFFNTPELKAMVADLSDDEIWKLNRGGHDPYKVYAAYHEAVNHKEQPTVILAKTIKGYGTGAGEAKNTAHNTKKVDVDSLKLFRDRFDIPVKDEELENLPFFKPEPNSAEARYLAERRSALGGFVPQRRAQSFSVPTPDLDTLKAILDGSGDREISTTMAFVRILAQLVKDKEIGPRIVPIIPDEARTFGMEGMFRQLGIYSSVGQLYEPVDKDQVMFYKEDQKGQILEEGINEAGAMSSFIAAGTSYSSHNQPMLPFYIFYSMFGFQRIGDLAWAAGDSRTRGFLIGGTAGRTTLNGEGLQHEDGHSHLLAATIPNCRTYDPTYGYELAVIIQDGMKKMTEEQQDIFYYITVMNESYQQPAMPAGAEEGIKKGMYLLEEDTRDAAHHVQLMGSGTILREVREAAKILREEFNIGADVWSVTSFNELRRDGLAVERSNRLKPGQKPKQSYVEECLSGRKGPVIASTDYMKLFAEQIRQWVPSKEFKVLGTDGFGRSDSRKKLRHFFEVDRHFVVLAALEALADRGDIEPKVVAEAITRFGIDPEKRNPLDC
- the glnE gene encoding bifunctional [glutamate--ammonia ligase]-adenylyl-L-tyrosine phosphorylase/[glutamate--ammonia-ligase] adenylyltransferase; its protein translation is MTLPALAELPAILLPLVSRSEQSFRAAVGQLEDDLGFSSWTPERWAQFARVSAASDFVIEQSVRDPLMLLSLVQSGELDRPFAPGELCGQIAEAVSTAQTEDELGRALRRQRTRHQVRIIWRDLNRQADLVQTCRDLSDMADASIDQAYQWLYRRHCDQFGTPTGRRSGEPQQMVILGMGKLGAVELNLSSDIDLIFAYPEGGETVGVKRPLDNQEFFIRLGQRLIKALDPITVDGFVFRVDMRLRPYGSSGALVLSFNALEQYYQDQGRDWERYAMIKSRVVAGDQVAGEQLQEMLRPFVYRRYLDFSAIEALRTMKQLIQQEVRRKGMADNIKLGSGGIREVEFIAQAFQLIHGGRDLSLQQRPLLKVLSTLEGQGYLPPAVISELREGYEFLRYTEHAIQAIADRQTQMLPDSAQDQARIAFMLGFADWEAFHEKLMFWRGRVAWHFAQVIADPDEDEGVESEVVVGGEWLPLWEEAQDEEAACRQLEEGGFADATKALKALTSLRASPQLRAMQRLGRERLDAFIPRLLAQAVEHENPDLVLERVLPLVEAVARRSAYLVLLTENPGALRRLLTLCAASPWIAEQITRFPLLLDELLNEGRLFKPPLAPELAAELRERLTRIPEDDLEQQMEALRHFKLAHRLRVAASEIAGSLPLMKVSDYLTWLAEAILEQVLALAWRQTVAKYGTPLRTDGTLCDPGFIIVGYGKVGGIELGHGSDLDLVFIHDGDQQAETDGPKPIDGTQFFTRLGQRIIHLLTAQTNSGQLYEVDMRLRPSGASGLLVSSLGAFARYQENEAWTWEHQALVRARVLVGSKDVGQAFENVRAQVLGKARDLAKLQQEVSEMRAKMRDNLGSKSTAAGTAANAFEATAPFDLKQDAGGIVDIEFMVQYAALAWSQTHPPLLRWTDNIRILEELEQEGLMPAEDASLLREAYKAYRSAAHRQALQKDAGVISGDQFADERRQVMRIWRELGLS